In Buchnera aphidicola (Schlechtendalia peitan), one genomic interval encodes:
- the asnS gene encoding asparagine--tRNA ligase, with amino-acid sequence MNIVSISDIHDKKTEIDTHVRIRGWVRNKRDSKSGISFIDVYDGSCFYTIQVVAYHVLTNYYQEIIKLTVGCSIIADGILIKSLGKNQLYEVKAKKIKIIGWIKNASSYPMSSKRHTIEHLRKYSHLRPRTNFIGAVSRIRSCLFHALHKFFFDKGYFWISTPIITGLNAEGGGAMFKISTLDFLNIPINSSSKVDFKKDFFGQESFLSVSGQLSLEAYACALSKVYSFGPTFRAENSNTSRHLSEFWMLEVEIAFFKLNDLILLSEDMLKYVTNVILEKCSVDIEFLEKHLDVKIVSRLQEVSTRKLIVIEYREAIDILKQSDQFSSQSIFPNMDLSSEHERYLVEQYFKFPIIIINYPRSCKAFYMKLNKDRTTVAAMDLLVPQVGEILGGSEREEKLENLDERFAEFGLDKKSYWWYRDLRKYGTVPHSGFGLGFERLLAYIIGIKNVRDVSPFPRTINDCNI; translated from the coding sequence GTGAACATAGTTTCTATATCTGATATACATGATAAAAAAACTGAAATAGATACGCATGTTAGAATAAGGGGATGGGTAAGAAATAAAAGAGATTCAAAATCTGGGATTTCATTTATTGATGTTTATGATGGATCCTGCTTTTATACAATACAAGTTGTTGCTTACCATGTTTTAACTAATTATTATCAAGAAATTATAAAGTTAACAGTGGGTTGCTCGATTATTGCTGATGGGATATTAATAAAATCATTAGGAAAAAATCAATTATATGAAGTTAAGGCTAAAAAAATAAAAATTATTGGATGGATCAAAAATGCTTCTAGTTATCCAATGTCATCCAAAAGACACACCATTGAACATTTAAGAAAATATTCACATTTAAGACCGAGAACTAATTTCATTGGTGCTGTGTCTAGAATTAGAAGTTGCTTGTTCCATGCTTTACATAAATTTTTTTTTGATAAAGGATATTTTTGGATTTCAACACCTATTATAACAGGATTAAATGCTGAAGGCGGTGGTGCAATGTTTAAGATATCTACTTTAGACTTTTTGAATATTCCTATTAATAGTTCTTCTAAAGTTGATTTTAAAAAAGATTTTTTTGGTCAAGAGAGCTTTTTAAGTGTTTCTGGGCAATTAAGTTTAGAAGCTTATGCGTGTGCTTTATCGAAAGTATATTCTTTTGGACCAACATTTCGAGCAGAAAATTCTAATACTAGTAGACATCTGTCTGAGTTTTGGATGTTAGAAGTAGAAATTGCTTTTTTTAAACTAAATGATTTGATTTTATTATCTGAAGATATGTTAAAATATGTTACTAATGTTATATTAGAAAAGTGTTCAGTTGATATAGAATTTTTAGAAAAACATTTAGATGTAAAAATCGTATCCAGACTTCAGGAAGTATCTACAAGAAAATTAATTGTCATAGAATATAGAGAAGCTATAGATATACTAAAACAATCAGATCAATTTTCTTCACAATCGATATTTCCAAATATGGATTTATCATCAGAACATGAAAGGTATTTAGTAGAACAGTATTTTAAATTTCCAATTATTATTATAAATTATCCTAGATCTTGTAAAGCATTTTATATGAAATTAAATAAAGATAGAACAACTGTTGCAGCTATGGATTTGTTGGTTCCTCAAGTTGGTGAAATTTTAGGTGGATCTGAAAGAGAAGAAAAACTAGAGAATTTAGATGAACGTTTTGCAGAATTTGGACTAGATAAAAAAAGTTATTGGTGGTACAGAGATTTACGTAAATATGGAACTGTTCCACATTCAGGATTCGGATTAGGATTTGAGCGTTTACTAGCATATATAATAGGAATTAAAAATGTAAGAGATGTATCTCCTTTTCCTAGAACTATAAATGATTGTAATATTTAA
- the pncB gene encoding nicotinate phosphoribosyltransferase, which produces MKTCNYPILKSFLDTDAYKFHMQQAVFYYYHNVTVSARFVCRGNNIFGKYSHVLIHQIEMMASNLHLTNDEYIYMSSFPFFKKEYLLWLKNFRYDIKQVKICNNNGELYIHIFGLWKEVILWEVPLLSLISEIVHKYESPNITSKTALNYLRKKIANFYMIARNLDISKLKIIDFGTRRRFSYKIHFSIVQFLKKHFPCLVGSSNYHISRTLKINPVGTQAHEWFQAHQQISPVLKNSQKMALKIWLKQYKKKLGIALTDCISMNSFLKDFDFNLASCYQGLRHDSGDPFIWGKKAISHYKSLGINPLTKTLLFSDNLNLTDIVHLFNFFNKKINTVFGIGTKLTCDIPNVDPLNIVIKLIECNGKPVAKLSDSPGKIVCSNIYFMEQLKKAFDI; this is translated from the coding sequence ATGAAAACATGTAATTATCCAATATTAAAAAGTTTTTTAGATACTGATGCTTATAAATTTCATATGCAGCAAGCGGTTTTTTATTATTATCATAATGTTACTGTGTCAGCAAGATTTGTATGTAGAGGAAATAATATTTTTGGAAAATATTCTCATGTATTAATACATCAAATTGAAATGATGGCTTCCAATTTACATCTTACAAATGATGAATATATATATATGTCTTCCTTTCCTTTTTTTAAAAAAGAATATTTACTATGGTTGAAAAATTTTCGATATGACATTAAACAAGTAAAAATATGTAATAATAATGGAGAATTATACATACATATATTCGGATTATGGAAAGAAGTAATATTATGGGAAGTACCCTTGTTATCATTAATAAGTGAAATTGTACATAAATATGAGTCACCTAACATTACATCAAAAACAGCTTTGAACTATTTAAGAAAAAAAATTGCTAATTTTTATATGATTGCTAGAAATTTAGATATATCTAAATTAAAAATAATAGATTTTGGTACTCGCAGAAGATTTTCTTACAAAATTCATTTTTCTATAGTACAGTTTTTAAAAAAGCATTTTCCATGTTTAGTTGGATCAAGCAATTATCATATTTCTAGAACATTAAAAATAAATCCGGTAGGAACTCAAGCTCATGAATGGTTTCAAGCACATCAGCAAATTAGCCCTGTTTTAAAAAATAGTCAAAAAATGGCATTAAAAATATGGTTGAAACAATATAAAAAAAAATTAGGTATTGCTCTTACAGACTGCATCTCTATGAATTCTTTTTTAAAAGATTTTGATTTTAACTTAGCTAGTTGTTATCAGGGATTAAGACATGATTCTGGTGATCCATTTATATGGGGAAAGAAAGCTATTAGTCATTATAAATCTTTAGGTATCAATCCTTTGACAAAAACTTTGTTGTTTTCAGACAATTTAAATCTTACAGATATAGTACATTTGTTTAATTTTTTTAACAAAAAAATAAATACAGTATTTGGAATAGGAACGAAATTAACTTGTGATATTCCTAATGTAGATCCCTTAAATATTGTTATTAAGCTAATAGAATGTAATGGGAAGCCAGTAGCAAAATTATCAGATAGTCCAGGTAAAATTGTTTGTTCAAACATATATTTTATGGAACAGTTAAAAAAAGCTTTCGATATATAA
- the pyrD gene encoding quinone-dependent dihydroorotate dehydrogenase, with amino-acid sequence MLYNLIRNILFKFDPEKSHSLILNYLKFKTYFNKKHINSNLYSYKPVQCMGLYFKNIIGLAAGLDKNGEYIDSFAKMGFGFIEIGTVTPKPQYGNNTPRLFRVTPANAFINRMGFNNHGIKKIALNLKNTIFNGIIGVNIGKNQHTPIEKGILDYIYCMKKIYHLASYIAINISSPNTKKLKELQYGKLFEEFLIGIKHTQEKLSIIHKKYVPIAIKISPDLSKQEIVHIARNLIKYNIDAVIATNTTSDFSLIKGLKHSSEIGGLSGQPLNFKSTNIIKFLYKELNNKVAIIGVGGIDSYISAQEKICSGANLLQLYSSLIYKGPRVIKNIIQYL; translated from the coding sequence ATATTGTATAATTTAATTAGAAATATATTATTCAAATTTGATCCAGAAAAATCTCATTCATTAATATTAAATTATTTAAAATTTAAAACATATTTTAATAAAAAACATATAAATTCTAATCTTTACTCATATAAACCTGTACAGTGTATGGGATTATATTTTAAAAATATCATAGGATTAGCAGCAGGGTTGGATAAAAATGGAGAATATATTGATAGTTTTGCTAAAATGGGCTTTGGATTTATAGAAATTGGAACCGTTACTCCAAAACCACAGTATGGAAATAATACACCTCGTTTATTTCGTGTAACCCCAGCTAATGCATTTATAAACCGTATGGGTTTTAACAATCATGGAATTAAAAAAATTGCATTAAATTTAAAAAATACAATTTTTAATGGAATAATAGGAGTGAACATAGGAAAAAATCAACATACACCAATCGAAAAAGGAATACTAGATTATATTTATTGTATGAAAAAAATTTATCATCTTGCGAGTTACATAGCTATAAACATATCATCCCCTAATACAAAAAAATTAAAAGAACTACAATATGGAAAATTATTTGAAGAATTTCTTATCGGTATTAAACATACACAAGAAAAATTAAGTATCATACATAAAAAATATGTTCCTATTGCAATAAAGATTTCTCCTGATTTATCAAAACAAGAAATTGTTCATATTGCTAGAAATTTAATTAAATATAATATTGATGCAGTAATAGCAACAAATACTACATCAGATTTTTCTCTCATAAAAGGATTAAAACATAGTTCTGAAATTGGAGGATTGAGTGGTCAACCATTAAACTTTAAAAGTACTAATATAATAAAATTTCTTTATAAGGAATTAAACAATAAAGTAGCAATTATTGGCGTAGGAGGAATAGATTCTTACATTTCTGCTCAAGAAAAAATATGTTCAGGAGCAAATTTGCTTCAATTATATTCTTCTCTAATATATAAAGGTCCAAGAGTTATAAAAAATATAATACAATATTTATAA
- a CDS encoding ATP-binding cassette domain-containing protein, producing the protein MSLIYMQNACFSINNNKLLNNVNFQINKQERICLVGRNGTGKSTFLNIITKKELLDHGLVIHKNNIRIKYLTQTITNSNGKTVYEFVCEGIGEESEYLKKYFYILNNKKLTTSLYNAKLLLQLKEIFNEKKLWKKKEKIDNIIKFFGLNSNSQLSSLSGGWLKKVELGRILVSEPDLIILDEPTNHLDIISIHWLEKFLIHNITSVLFVSHNRSFINNLSTKIIYLTSGNLVSWTGNYNSFLNQKSINEHITEVKSIKFEKKLEEEKLWINSGVKARSTKNENRIKQFKNMLKIKDSNQNTKKSIEILINESNYRGNIFFKLNKICFKINEFTLINNFSDVIQNGEKIALIGINGSGKSTLLKLILRQLKLNSGEIYSNSNVKIAYFDQKRTSINFEETVLQNLSYLKEEVLINDKKYHTLKYLEKFLFSKDKVKLKAKELSGGEINKLLLAKVFLKKSNVLILDEPTNDLDLESLDILEISLRKYKGVILLVSHDKTFIENVANKYWNFENNGIIKKYLSFPNINNFSENLTLFHKSSNLKNERNNKLLMKNKPISKNLNYNLKKELKNIPKKIEKIENNIKKLQNTINNSFFLNLPLTERKEILIQLKNEERNLEEQFLRWEYLESCNNNKNYDL; encoded by the coding sequence ATGTCGTTAATTTATATGCAAAATGCATGTTTTTCAATTAATAATAATAAATTATTAAATAACGTAAACTTTCAAATTAATAAACAAGAAAGAATTTGTTTAGTAGGAAGAAATGGTACTGGAAAATCAACATTTCTTAACATTATTACTAAAAAAGAATTGTTAGATCATGGTCTCGTGATACATAAAAATAATATAAGAATAAAATATTTAACACAAACTATTACTAATTCTAATGGAAAAACTGTATATGAATTCGTTTGTGAAGGAATTGGAGAAGAATCAGAATATCTCAAAAAATATTTCTACATATTAAATAATAAAAAGCTAACAACATCATTATACAATGCTAAATTACTACTTCAACTCAAAGAAATATTTAACGAAAAAAAATTATGGAAAAAAAAAGAAAAAATAGATAACATTATAAAATTTTTTGGTTTAAATAGCAATTCTCAATTATCTTCACTTTCTGGAGGATGGTTAAAAAAAGTAGAATTAGGTAGAATATTAGTAAGTGAACCTGATTTAATTATATTAGACGAACCTACAAATCACCTAGATATTATTTCTATTCATTGGTTAGAAAAATTTTTAATACACAATATTACCAGTGTATTATTTGTATCTCATAATAGATCATTCATAAATAATTTGTCAACTAAAATTATTTATTTAACTTCTGGAAACTTAGTTTCTTGGACCGGGAATTATAATTCTTTTTTAAATCAAAAATCTATCAATGAGCATATAACTGAAGTAAAAAGTATAAAATTTGAAAAAAAACTAGAAGAAGAAAAACTTTGGATTAATAGTGGAGTAAAAGCACGTTCTACTAAAAATGAAAATAGAATTAAACAATTTAAAAATATGCTGAAAATAAAAGACTCTAATCAGAATACTAAAAAATCAATAGAAATTTTAATTAATGAAAGTAATTATAGAGGAAATATTTTTTTTAAATTAAATAAAATATGTTTTAAAATAAATGAATTTACTTTGATAAATAATTTTTCTGATGTAATACAAAATGGTGAAAAAATTGCACTAATTGGAATTAATGGAAGCGGAAAAAGTACATTATTAAAATTAATACTAAGACAGTTAAAGTTGAATAGTGGAGAAATTTATTCTAACTCTAATGTTAAAATAGCATATTTTGATCAAAAAAGAACTTCAATAAACTTTGAAGAAACTGTATTACAAAACCTATCCTATTTAAAAGAAGAAGTGCTCATTAATGACAAAAAATATCATACATTAAAATATTTAGAAAAATTTTTGTTTTCAAAAGATAAAGTAAAATTAAAAGCTAAGGAATTATCTGGAGGGGAAATTAACAAACTATTATTAGCTAAAGTATTCTTAAAAAAAAGTAATGTATTGATATTAGATGAACCAACTAACGATTTAGACTTGGAATCATTAGATATATTAGAAATTTCATTGAGAAAATATAAAGGAGTTATATTATTAGTTAGTCATGATAAAACATTTATAGAAAACGTTGCCAACAAATATTGGAATTTTGAAAATAATGGAATTATTAAAAAATATTTAAGTTTTCCTAATATAAATAATTTTTCAGAAAATTTAACATTATTTCATAAAAGTTCAAATCTAAAAAATGAAAGAAATAACAAACTATTAATGAAAAACAAACCAATATCTAAAAACTTAAATTACAATTTAAAAAAAGAACTAAAAAATATACCAAAAAAGATAGAAAAAATAGAAAATAACATTAAAAAATTACAAAATACAATTAATAATTCATTTTTTTTAAATTTACCATTAACTGAACGAAAAGAAATTTTAATTCAATTAAAAAATGAAGAAAGAAATTTAGAAGAACAATTTTTAAGGTGGGAATACTTAGAATCATGTAATAATAACAAAAATTATGATTTATAG
- a CDS encoding rhodanese-related sulfurtransferase: MTILYNSISNKELKSRMLSDNTPRITVSFYKYYYIHDPYKFRNDWYVNFKKFNVFGRIYIANEGINAQISIPKDMYSHVKNFIYNYSDELNNVYINHALDTKKSFWMLRIKVRNTLLADHLSKKSYNLDSSRIYLESKEVNNMLNKKDVICLDIRNNYEFKIGHFEKSINIPVNTFKEQLQKIIIVLNNQKNRRFIIYCTGGIRCEKTASWMMYNGFKFVYQIKGGIIGYVNDAKKNNISIKFKGKNFVFDERMSETVSDDILAKCFQCNEYCDTYKNCYNNFCHRLFIQCIQCSKKFKNFCSKNCMIS; the protein is encoded by the coding sequence ATGACTATTTTGTATAATTCTATTTCTAATAAAGAATTAAAAAGTAGAATGCTATCTGATAATACTCCTAGAATTACGGTATCTTTCTATAAATATTATTACATTCATGACCCTTATAAGTTTAGAAACGATTGGTATGTAAATTTTAAAAAATTTAACGTGTTTGGAAGAATATATATAGCTAATGAAGGAATTAATGCACAAATTAGTATTCCTAAAGATATGTATAGTCATGTTAAAAATTTTATTTATAATTATTCTGATGAATTAAATAATGTATACATTAATCATGCATTAGATACTAAAAAATCTTTTTGGATGTTACGAATAAAGGTCCGAAATACACTTCTTGCTGATCATTTAAGTAAGAAATCATATAATTTAGATTCTTCTAGGATATATTTAGAATCTAAAGAAGTTAACAATATGTTGAATAAAAAAGATGTAATATGTTTAGATATAAGAAATAATTACGAGTTTAAAATTGGACATTTTGAAAAGTCAATTAATATTCCTGTAAATACTTTTAAAGAACAATTACAAAAAATTATTATTGTTTTAAATAATCAAAAAAATAGAAGATTTATAATTTATTGTACTGGAGGTATTCGATGTGAAAAAACAGCATCTTGGATGATGTATAATGGATTTAAATTCGTATATCAAATAAAAGGAGGAATTATTGGATATGTTAATGATGCTAAAAAAAATAATATTTCTATAAAATTTAAAGGAAAAAATTTTGTTTTTGACGAACGTATGAGCGAAACAGTGTCTGATGATATTTTAGCAAAATGTTTTCAATGCAATGAATATTGCGATACATACAAAAATTGTTATAACAATTTTTGTCATCGTTTATTTATTCAATGTATTCAATGTTCTAAAAAATTTAAAAATTTTTGTTCTAAAAATTGTATGATTAGTTAA
- a CDS encoding valine--tRNA ligase codes for MKKYFDPISIEQHLYIFWEKNGYFKPNSSNKESNFCIVLPPPNITGDLHIGHAFQYTIMDILIRYHRMQGKNTFWQVGTDHAGIATQILLEKKILVEHKKTLKEYGKKNFIEKAWKWKEKYIKKITGQMRRLGISVDWTKEKFTLDPEVSMAVKEAFIILYNQKLIYKRKKLVNWDPVLKTVISDLEVQNRDTPGKIWYIKYTLIHDHINKINYADDQYLTVATTRPETLFGDTALAVHPKDIRYKKFIGKKVLVPLINRVIPVIGDKFVQMKKGTGCVKVTPAHDFNDFEIGMRHNLPIINIFTLDGNISKVIQEYNFDGKVSCIYTKEIPSKYHDINRFLARELIIDELIENHKLEKEEVHNLTIPYGDRSNSIIEPLLTNQWYLNVSSLAEVALRAVQHGDIEFVPKNYEKMYFSWMKNIEDWCISRQLWWGHQIPVWYDKDNNTYVGQCEKDVRKKYNLSNDIELIQDSDVLDTWFSSGLWMFASLGWPKNTNLLKRFYSTNVVVSGFDIIFFWISRMIMLSMHFMKDEYGQPKVPFKKVYITGLICDENGRKMSKSEGNVIDPIDMIDGITLDALIEKRTQNMLHPELSDQIRKRTKDMFPSGINATGTDALRFTCAALASPTRRINWSVNRLRGYRNFCNKLWNASRFLLLKIDKNIEVYTTERVLSVADRWILLTLNTTIKRYRFALDTYRFDVASNILYEFIWNEFCDFYIELIKPFIISCSDLERAGTQYTLLYVLEVTLRLAHPIIPFITEAIWQKIQNFLKIKSVNSIMLCSFPKYDSTLQDDSVLKDVEWIQNITVILRKYRVNMELSYKVLIPIYFYNIDIKTSLLIQKYRKYLKIILYLKDVLIIIDNETKSNCISYSMLGSELLIPILGNFSKDVELKKVKKEILKINLKIQKLELKLLNKNFLKYAPGKIIDDIRECLKKNQLKYKQLCLKKNQLC; via the coding sequence ATGAAAAAATATTTTGATCCTATAAGCATTGAACAACATTTATATATTTTTTGGGAAAAAAATGGATATTTTAAACCTAATTCGTCAAATAAAGAGTCCAATTTTTGTATAGTACTTCCTCCACCAAACATTACTGGAGATTTACATATAGGACATGCATTTCAATATACGATTATGGATATATTAATTAGATATCATCGTATGCAAGGTAAGAATACTTTTTGGCAAGTAGGTACTGATCATGCTGGAATTGCTACACAAATACTTTTAGAAAAAAAAATATTAGTAGAACATAAGAAAACGCTTAAAGAATATGGAAAAAAAAATTTTATTGAAAAAGCATGGAAATGGAAAGAAAAGTACATAAAAAAGATTACAGGTCAGATGCGTAGGTTAGGAATTTCTGTAGATTGGACAAAAGAGAAATTTACTTTAGATCCTGAAGTATCTATGGCAGTTAAAGAAGCATTTATAATTTTATATAATCAAAAATTAATATATAAAAGAAAAAAATTAGTTAATTGGGATCCTGTATTAAAAACAGTAATTTCTGATTTAGAAGTACAGAATCGTGATACTCCAGGAAAAATATGGTATATAAAATACACTTTAATACATGATCATATTAATAAGATTAATTATGCCGATGATCAATATTTAACAGTTGCTACTACTCGTCCTGAAACATTGTTTGGAGATACAGCATTAGCTGTTCATCCCAAAGATATAAGATATAAAAAATTTATAGGGAAAAAGGTATTAGTTCCATTAATTAATAGAGTTATTCCTGTTATTGGAGATAAATTTGTTCAAATGAAAAAAGGAACAGGATGTGTTAAAGTAACCCCTGCTCATGATTTTAACGATTTTGAAATAGGAATGCGACATAATTTACCAATAATTAATATTTTTACCCTAGATGGTAACATATCAAAAGTGATTCAGGAGTATAATTTTGATGGAAAAGTTTCTTGTATTTATACTAAAGAAATTCCATCTAAATATCATGATATTAATAGATTTTTAGCAAGAGAATTAATTATTGATGAATTAATTGAAAATCACAAATTAGAAAAAGAAGAAGTACATAATTTAACAATTCCATATGGAGATAGGAGTAATTCTATAATAGAACCGTTATTAACTAATCAGTGGTATTTAAATGTTTCATCATTAGCAGAAGTAGCATTACGAGCTGTACAACATGGTGATATTGAATTTGTCCCTAAAAATTACGAAAAAATGTATTTTTCTTGGATGAAAAATATAGAAGATTGGTGTATTTCTAGACAATTGTGGTGGGGACATCAAATTCCTGTTTGGTATGATAAAGATAATAATACATATGTAGGACAGTGCGAGAAAGATGTAAGAAAGAAATATAATTTGTCTAATGATATTGAACTAATACAAGATAGTGATGTATTAGATACCTGGTTTTCATCTGGTTTATGGATGTTTGCATCATTAGGTTGGCCTAAGAATACAAATCTCTTAAAAAGATTTTATTCTACTAATGTTGTTGTAAGTGGTTTTGACATAATTTTTTTTTGGATATCTCGAATGATAATGCTTAGTATGCATTTTATGAAAGATGAATATGGTCAACCTAAAGTTCCATTTAAAAAAGTATATATTACTGGTTTAATTTGTGATGAAAATGGCAGAAAAATGTCTAAATCAGAAGGAAATGTTATTGATCCAATAGATATGATTGATGGTATTACGTTAGACGCATTAATTGAAAAAAGAACACAAAACATGTTACATCCTGAGTTATCAGATCAAATTAGAAAACGAACCAAAGATATGTTTCCAAGTGGAATTAATGCTACTGGAACTGATGCATTAAGATTTACTTGTGCTGCATTAGCTAGCCCCACTAGACGTATTAATTGGAGTGTTAATCGTTTGCGTGGTTATCGAAACTTTTGTAATAAATTATGGAATGCTAGTCGATTTTTATTACTTAAAATTGATAAAAACATTGAAGTATATACTACTGAACGAGTGTTATCGGTAGCTGATCGATGGATTTTGTTAACATTAAATACTACAATCAAACGATATAGATTTGCGTTAGATACATATCGATTTGATGTAGCTTCTAATATATTATATGAGTTTATTTGGAATGAATTTTGTGATTTTTATATAGAATTAATTAAACCATTTATAATATCTTGTTCGGATTTAGAAAGAGCTGGTACCCAATATACTCTATTATATGTGTTAGAAGTAACATTACGTTTGGCTCATCCTATTATTCCATTTATCACTGAAGCAATTTGGCAAAAAATTCAAAATTTTTTAAAAATTAAGAGTGTTAATTCTATCATGTTATGTTCATTTCCGAAGTATGATTCAACATTGCAAGATGATAGTGTTTTAAAAGATGTGGAATGGATCCAAAATATTACTGTAATTTTGCGAAAATATAGAGTTAATATGGAATTATCTTATAAAGTTTTAATACCTATATACTTTTATAATATTGATATAAAAACAAGTTTACTCATACAAAAATATAGGAAATACTTAAAAATAATTTTGTATTTAAAAGATGTGCTTATTATCATTGATAATGAAACAAAATCTAATTGTATATCATATTCAATGTTAGGATCAGAATTACTTATTCCTATATTAGGTAATTTTTCTAAAGATGTAGAACTGAAAAAAGTTAAAAAAGAAATTTTAAAAATTAATTTAAAAATACAAAAGTTAGAATTAAAACTATTAAATAAAAATTTTTTAAAATATGCTCCAGGAAAAATAATTGATGATATTAGAGAATGTTTAAAAAAAAATCAATTAAAATATAAACAATTATGTTTAAAAAAGAATCAGTTATGTTAA
- a CDS encoding leucyl aminopeptidase encodes MKYKIHFSNMNNAHSNCLIFGIFENSELFGFLKELDKNSNNYIKKLLKSQGIQGKIDQFVPLYGFPNNFSKKIILLGCGKKELFDVNVYKKIFKNSLNLVKNFSISSIDYFLPELNVKNLNIYWKIRFAIETIHNVLYCFDKFKTKQSELFSCLNTIIFNIQEHDDILLGKTAIIHGKAIATGIKYAKDLSNTPPNICNPSYLACKAQNLSLRYPNTINTEVIDHNAMKKLGMNAYLAVGRGSKNKPLMSIIKYNGNKKNDSKTIVFIGKGVTFDSGGISIKPSLHMDEMKYDMSGAAVVFGLMVIVSKLQLPLNVIGILASCENMISEKSLRPSDILTTMSGKTVEVLNTDAEGRLVLCDVLTYVEKFNPDIVIDIATLTGACVVALGNSVTGLMSNSSELSKNIEKAGEQTDDKVWNLPLFKEYYKSLKSDIADLNNTGGPFAGAITAACFLSEFSKKYMWAHLDIAGTAWTLGKRKSSTGRPISLLSQFLLNIFKTDSSI; translated from the coding sequence ATGAAATATAAAATACATTTTAGTAATATGAATAATGCACATTCGAATTGTTTAATTTTTGGAATTTTTGAAAATTCAGAATTATTTGGATTTTTGAAGGAATTAGATAAAAATTCTAATAATTACATTAAGAAATTACTTAAAAGTCAAGGAATACAAGGAAAAATTGATCAATTTGTACCACTATATGGCTTTCCTAATAATTTTTCAAAAAAAATTATATTGCTTGGATGCGGAAAGAAAGAACTATTTGATGTTAATGTATATAAAAAAATTTTTAAAAATAGTTTAAATTTGGTTAAAAATTTTTCTATTTCTAGTATAGATTATTTTCTTCCTGAGCTTAATGTAAAAAATTTAAATATATATTGGAAAATTAGATTTGCTATTGAAACAATTCACAATGTTTTATATTGTTTTGATAAATTTAAAACTAAACAATCAGAATTATTTAGTTGTTTAAACACTATTATTTTTAATATACAAGAACATGATGATATATTGTTAGGGAAAACAGCTATTATACATGGAAAAGCAATTGCAACAGGTATAAAGTATGCTAAAGATCTTTCAAATACTCCTCCTAATATTTGTAATCCGTCATATTTAGCCTGTAAAGCACAGAACTTGTCTCTACGATATCCTAATACAATAAATACAGAAGTTATTGATCATAATGCTATGAAAAAATTAGGAATGAACGCGTATTTAGCTGTTGGAAGAGGATCTAAAAATAAACCATTAATGTCTATTATTAAATATAATGGAAATAAAAAAAATGATTCAAAAACTATTGTTTTTATAGGAAAAGGAGTCACTTTTGATTCTGGAGGAATTTCTATTAAACCTTCTTTACATATGGATGAAATGAAATATGATATGTCTGGAGCAGCAGTGGTTTTTGGATTAATGGTTATTGTTTCTAAGTTACAATTACCGCTAAATGTTATAGGTATATTAGCATCATGTGAAAATATGATTAGTGAAAAATCTCTTCGACCCAGCGATATATTAACCACTATGTCTGGTAAAACGGTAGAAGTATTGAATACAGATGCTGAAGGTAGATTGGTATTATGTGACGTATTAACGTACGTTGAAAAATTTAATCCAGATATAGTGATTGACATAGCTACTTTAACTGGCGCGTGTGTCGTCGCATTAGGGAATTCTGTTACTGGTTTAATGTCTAATAGTTCTGAATTATCTAAAAATATAGAAAAAGCTGGTGAGCAAACTGATGATAAAGTATGGAATTTACCTTTATTTAAAGAATATTATAAGAGTTTAAAATCTGATATAGCAGATCTTAATAATACTGGAGGACCTTTTGCTGGCGCTATTACGGCTGCTTGTTTCTTATCTGAATTTTCTAAGAAATATATGTGGGCTCATCTAGATATTGCTGGTACTGCATGGACACTAGGAAAACGAAAAAGTTCTACAGGTCGTCCTATATCATTATTATCTCAATTTTTATTAAATATATTTAAAACTGATAGTAGTATATAA